Sequence from the Clostridium saccharobutylicum DSM 13864 genome:
TAAACGCATAGTAAAAAAAGATCTTTTAGGGAATAAAGTAATTAATCTAATAAAAGAAGATATAACTCTGTATTCATGTCATACAAACTTAGATTCTGCAAAAGATGGTATTAATGAAACAATAGTTAAAATGCTTGGTTTTAATTCATGCATAACTTTAGAACCTAATGAAAGCAGAAATTATAAAGAAGATGGAATAGGAAGATTGATAAAGTTGGATAATCCAATTTCATTAAACAATCTCGTAGATTTAATTAAAAAGACATTAAATATAAATAATATGAAAATTGTTAAAGGAAATGAAAAGGTAACTACTTTAGCAATAATAAATGGAAGTGGGCAAGATTTATTTCCATTAGCTAAAAGTTTTGGAGCTGATTGTATTATAACTGGAGATACAACGTATCATTTTGCATTAGACTATAAAGAAATGGGAATAAGTATAATTGATGCAGGACATTTCTCAACAGAGTATATAGCATTTTTAAAAACTTTAGAATTTCTAAAGAAAGAATTTAATGATGTAGAATTTATGGCATCAAAAACATGCCAAGATCCATATGAGTTTGCTTAAGCTACAGATATTTCAAAACTTTAATCTGTCGCAAACTGCATAAAGTTTAAGAACTAAATCATGGTATATGTGCATATATTATTTTGATAATAATTTTATGGAGCTATATAAGCGCGATGAGTAAAGATGATGATTTAAAAAATAGTGCTGGAAATGCTTTGAAAAAAGATTTTTCAAATATATTAAAACATAGCAAAAGATTAGTTAAGGGATTTTTTCGAGGGGGAAATAGGGGAAATGGATGTGATAGAAGAAGACCTCCATTTGGAGGACCACCATTTTTTAAGCCCAGATCACCTTGGGTTATGCTATGTTATCCGAAATTAATTGTTGCAGGAATAATAGCCTTAACATTATTACTTTGTGGTGTTAGCATATATGGATTAATAATAATAATTTTATTAATATTAATATTTATTTTGATATAATTAAAAAAACATTTGTATAATTAAAAAAAGTATGTTAGTATATATCTTGCGAGTAAGACGTGCAATCGCTGCTAGACTAGAT
This genomic interval carries:
- a CDS encoding Nif3-like dinuclear metal center hexameric protein, coding for MTKIKDIIREIEKFAPKCLQEDYDNVGLMVGDDEKEVKRVLLSLDCTNDAIEEATNLKCDLMITHHPLFFRKPKRIVKKDLLGNKVINLIKEDITLYSCHTNLDSAKDGINETIVKMLGFNSCITLEPNESRNYKEDGIGRLIKLDNPISLNNLVDLIKKTLNINNMKIVKGNEKVTTLAIINGSGQDLFPLAKSFGADCIITGDTTYHFALDYKEMGISIIDAGHFSTEYIAFLKTLEFLKKEFNDVEFMASKTCQDPYEFA